Below is a genomic region from Helianthus annuus cultivar XRQ/B chromosome 2, HanXRQr2.0-SUNRISE, whole genome shotgun sequence.
AGTATAACCCATCTATCTAAATGTGTCAAACAGGTTGGCAATCAAACATGTCATAAACGAGTTAGTGGGTCAATGTGTTTAACTAAACACGTTGACGAGTCAACCTGTTAAACTAAATGGGTTAAACATGTCAACGAACACAATCCATTAATTAAACAAGTTAGATATGACACCCGAAAACTTGATTATTTTCATCTCTTCTAATAAATTCCCATCCCTTGTCCATTCAAACAAAAAATCATATTCTTGCACCAAGGAACCATTTTTTAAATGTCCCCCAAAAAACAATCATAATTGATCATATCCACATATCAGACTCTACAACAAGGAACCAGTTTTAAATGTCCCAAAAAGAACAATCATAATTGATAATATCCACtttgtttaaagttcaaataaagaacaaaacttcatcatcatgatgatgaCATAAACTATTTCTAATTGATCCAAATAGTCAAAAAGTAACACACTTTACCACATTGGATTCCAAGTTTCTTGATTGATTTTTGTTTCAATCACTCAATGGACCACTACATATGGTTCTAGCCAATCCAGACACCATGGCTCGAGCCAAAATGTCTAGTCCACTTGACATGTTGGAAACCTCGTGCACTAGACTAGTGCGCAGAGTGGTTAACCTCCCACGAGCCATTTCGAGGGTTGTGGATCAAGGACTAGACCTCATGACCGCCGCAGGAGGACGGAGAAACCACCACCAGTTTCCGCCACCAAGTGTtcccctccaccaccaccaccctcctcCACCATATCAGCCCACCAACAATTTTCAATCCAATTGGGATTTTCTAGCCGGTTTTGAGCAACAATTCGGTGTCACACATCCATTTTTCTACGCGTGTAGGTTTGTTGAGGTTTTAAAGATGGCTCAAGATGAGCACAAGTTTGTGTTCTTGTACTTGCACTCACCCGACCACCCGTTTACACCACCTTTTTGCAAGGATACTTTGTGTGCTGAGGTGGTGGTGCAGTTTCTTGATGCAAATTTTATGTCTTGGGGTGGTGTTGCCAATATTGGTGAAGGTATGCATTTGGCCGCAACGGTTCAGCCAACCACCTTTCCGTTTTGTGCCATTGTGGCTCGTGGTTCAGACGATAGCTTAGTCGTGGTTCAAAAGGTAGGTCAGAACCATGAACCGGAATCTTGATATCTTGTAGTCTTGCTTTTTGTTGCGCGTGGAGGTGTTAAAATGTATGGATTGAAGAAGTTTTGGTAACAATAGTTTTTGTATGCATCGGGTCGGGTCAGATAACTTTTTTCGCCAAAGTTATATTTTTTTCCTATTTAAAAGTTAGTGTATCAGTTATAAGTTAAAATGCTTTATATATTAAATACATACTCTCGTTGATTTTCAACCCGTTTAACTTATTAGCCATTTTCCTGTGTAATATTAAGTTGTTACTTTTTTAGATGGAAGGGCCGGTGACCCCTGAAGAACTAGTCGAAACACTACAAACAACGCTCGAGGAGCAAGGATTGGCATTTGATAACGCGAGGGTAGCCAAAGAAGAAAAGAGAAGGGATGATATTCGCTTGAGACAAGAACAAGATGCTGCTTATTCCGCCTCTCTCCAAGCCGACCAGGTTTGGTTAATCATGACTTTAATCGATTCCATGGGCCCCACCACTCGTATCATTTGTATAGATATCATAGTATTGACCTCTATACAGCGTCTTCAGGCTAACAAAACCTTAACCCTACCCGTTCCTTTTTAACACATTATCTTTTGTTTAGGAAAAAGTGTTGAAACGCAAAAAGAAACCTCAACATCAGGATAATGCAAATCCGAATACTCAAGATATTCAGGTTTGTATTACAACTTATTGGTTATATTTATGCGTGCATTTTCCTTATAGACATGTACTTGATGTCGTTTTTCTATAGATTTTAATAAGGTTCCCAAATGGAGAAAGGAAGCAGCGAGTATTCTCACGGAGAGAGAAAATCGAAGCTATTTTCAAATTTATCGACTCGTTAGGTCTACCAGAAGTTGGTAAAAACTACAAGCTCGTGTCGAGTTTTCCTAGAAAAGTGTACGGGGTAGATCAAATGAAAATGAGTCTCAAAGATGCGGAATTTGGTACAGAAGCAACTTTATTCATCGAACTTATTTGATAACCTTTCTCGACACTTTTAATGTTTTCACTAGAGCTTTATTGACGAACTAAGACTCAAGTTTGTATTTTGGATTATTATTTATGATGATTATGAAGTGCTATAAAGATGATGGGGTCGATTATGTACatttgagatcctgtacaaacattgttaattataagaaccgtaagaacaaaTCTGAACCATTGATGATTTAAATCAAGGattgatattgattataaaaaaaacccttataattaaaaGTTACTACTAAaaaattaggggtaattttgtaaaattgctagtcatttgaccattttccattaaatacaaattccaccaaggtttttaaactaaaataacttttatatacttcattatttttttaaaaaaaatatatcataaaatcaagtatttttttatctttaatatgagtaccatattgctatacttttttgtatttataaaagtgatttttaaaaaagttagcaaaaggtgttttataattgtgctgataacgtgctgattatgtgttaattacaaaataatacaaccaaacaccaaaagtagatataatcagcacatctggtgtgctaATAATGGAGAACAATTGAGGTTGTTGTGCtgatgtcgtttatgttgataatggagaacgattgaggatgatgtgctgataatgaagaacgattaagCATAttatgctaattatatagtgttgtgctgattatattttttgtaattatttttaattagttttaaataaatatggtcaaaaggtctaaattacccttaaactaattttttattgatagacacttgtcaattatttgttggttcttacggttcttacaaacttaagtgtttgtatttgatcccattcctatATTATAAAGCAGCAGTACAAATGTACAATTCCAGTTTGGCCCACAATTTATTGGGCGGTAAAGAATATGGGCCTCATATTTATTTGGGCTGTTAAAAATTTCTGAGAATAATATCAAAATTTTTTCATGATTAAACTTTATAAATGTTTCttaaataattattaattaattaaaataattaattaattattattatagtAAACTTACTTACTTTAtagtaattatatatttttttttgtaaattaatTATCAATATGGTGTGACATCAAAATAATAATATTCTTTTTTTGTAAATTAATTATCAATATGGCTCATTGGCAACGCAAAGCCTTTAAACACCTAGATTAAGAAGGGGAAGGTATTGGGTTCAAGTCTCATAGACGACGCCGTTCAAAGAACTTGAAAGAATTTAAAGCTTCGGTTTGCACGAGTGTAAACAAAATTCATGAATTAATAAAACACGTGCTATTTCTATCATTTATTATTCACTATTCACTGTTTCTTTCATTATTTACCACCGACATCTACTCTATGTTATTCATCATTAACCATTCACCTATAAAACATTTTGCTTTAATTTGCCCAAGTGTTTAGAATCTTTATACATACTTGAGCCGTATTACACCTTATTGTCTTTTTTACTTTCATTAAACTACTCAAGTGAATCTTCGCGTTGAAATCGGACAAACCCAAATTGGAAAGTTATAACCGAAGACTGGGGCGATATAAGATGGGTTGTTTTCGGTCTTTTCAGTTGGATTCATCTCAAGTTGGGTTAAGACCGAATTTGATTTTTTATACTAAGATAAACTATCTAAACCTAAACTCTCAATATAAGAAAAGAAAACATAATCTAAATGTTTCCAAGCataattacttttttttttgttgtttttactCGGATCAAACTAAACATGAATTCACCCTCAAAATTAAGTAATCTTTTAAAAATCGGGTTTTAAACTATACCAGGTTGGGTTTAGAAATAATTCAACAGGTTGTATCAAGGGGGTCAATCGGGTTAACTAATTAACATTataattccaaaaaaaaaaacaactttaacttaaaaaaaataatccaaaaataCATAATTccatgataaaaaaaataatcatccataataaaataataataataataataatccaaaAGTACTCAATTttctaaaaaaaagttttttttttaaataaaagtgtATAATACGTTTATGGTATTAGAGTGTTAAATGCATTAAGTTCATGTACGCAAAAACTGGGAACACTAGATTAATTATTGACAATACGAAAGGTCGGTTATTaccttaatatcatattttaataaaatacaaaaaatcaAATTTGGAGATTTTGCAAACTGACTAAACGGTTCAAACCAATAGAACCAAATTTACCAGCAGCACATAACAAATACCGTATGCTAGCTTTACCAACGTTTTTCGTATTGCGTCTGTATCCGATATCTGGTATTACCGGCTGGTATATGCCGGTATTTAAAACACTGTAAGAAACCGGTTTTCAAAAGATTGAAAAAACCACTAATGGGGTGGTGGTTCATTGGCAAAGGCAATGCATTTAAACACTTTCGGAgggggaggtcttgggttcaagtcccacagactAGGGATTAGAACGGTACCCGTTTGGTACCGAAAAAACAGGGAAATCTGGTACCGatgttgtgacaaccctcaaaatcccatgtattgcgtacaatttattaataataattaatgtgcttgatgactgtgtggaattacgtaactgctttctgatatctgtgttatatttacatgtgcatgttgacacactaatagtgtacagaaaagtaattaaatagtctgttataacttcctaagtgttagaaattaaaagggttacaaaaatatatataaaagacactttacggattaattaagcactttaacggaacagtatcaaactgaacaaccggacattacccggaacactaaaatattaccagaggcattgttttatttttctgaattagttatgatccccgaacatcataacacctcctaaAAATATCTACTAACTAGATCATGTAACTAATACTTAGATTAGAACTAGTAAGTAATCAAACTAGTTAACACATAACCTACTACCCCCCCCATGTTGGATGATTAGGGGACATGGGTCCCACCCTTGATTactttgttatattttataaaaatcttgtAGGGAATATACCAAACTTAGATGCTATATGCCATCCTAATCTCTATATAAACCACTAGTCCATCATCACATTCATCACTTATCTTCATCAACACACTCAAACTCTCTCCTCCCTTCTCTTGTTCGGCCGCCCCCtagtaccaccaccaccaccatcacttgatCACCTTCAAGCATTCTACAAGCATACAAAGGTGCTACGGGTCATAAAACGGagcttggtgctctcggaagtggaaggaccttctctatttgctattaaccaccacatttcttcactcgaacttccctagccttgagctagtggtaagaactcaGATCCGTTCGttcttcatgttatttaagtggttaataggtgatttgatgattaaagttatgaaacactaaagaacttgcactaaagtcttgaacatgttggttaaagagtaactagtggtgtaaatcatgtagatctggtGTGGATATGATTGTTGCTGATTTCCTTGATAATTTACTGgttaatattaatgtttgatgttgttgtgatcactaaacttgttaacggtatcgatcgaacacgatttagaaggttaaacactgaaaatcagaatctgtccaagttttacagccaacttcagttggctgtaaacaggtcataaactcaacgaaaaactgatattttgagtctaaaatgtgatattatgaaatacggttctaatggcaccggaattgtaatttttggacttcgtttactatttttaaagtgttaatttgtaacagcaacttaagctgaatgttgacagcaataaatgggtgtcgtactttcagtcataacctgagttttgtgatgaatcggaccatgaaatttgtacagtagatgacaaccgatgcatgtgtaattaccccactggaatttcgtaaatcggacactcgatgaatttttaataaattgttccgtggactgtggtcagaaattcataaatctgagttcagtccggaatatgatttttttataaaatattggtagtgaaccggaccccgatatttttacacaacgaAATATGGAaagtttaagacatcttgtaaaaatttgggaatttttggaataatttaactattttattaaaacgtccgaaaacagccggttttgaatattaatgctgaattgatataagttgtgacttgcgtgtctaaatgtcgagtgtgctatccgtgaatgatctaacatggtatatatgttatgtgcattatcgtatgtttgattttgagtggggaatggatgggaaacttagaggggcataaaccgttaaaacgatgcatgttgtgtgatagatacgtgtaggaactttgtgttctgtttgaaagccactaaatgactaactggtaaattatattaggacgtgattgaccgaccttgactgttagctatattgagaatctaaccgagcaaaccgaggtgagttcacactctttctaaggcatgggattcccaggagtttgggaatgggattgattaactacttgtactatcattactattaaactactttttactgtcctcggattgaagggcacgtacgtaaaacctacgtacacgatcataagaccatcaactctatcactttaagtccctcatttatcgacttaatcgccgaggcctatggcgagcgagTCATTAGTTAATaccgctattaggtttaacaaacctcacaccgtgccagtcggacgggcgtgtactaatggactatgggcaaagggtcaatgctgataaacattgacttagggcacctcttatattttcgtagcagtcgatacgcgtggtctagtaacacatgggaaacccccactaaccttcgccaacatgtcagaaagaccgcgatgcaaactcatacgatacatggttttcaaaacgaacaaatgatttacgaaacgaatgctataactaaacaaacaactgtgaattcactcaactttgttgttgactcattgttacatgccttacaggtcgctaaatgcttggagcttgcacgaggaaggagtcgttgtggtgtacggacggttatgtcccgtgtttaatatataatccttatgaacttattaaacttgcgtttgaaactttaacttataaactatggactcatattttggactttacgtttatgcttccgctgtttaaattaaaacttggttaactagctttcggtcaccaatcgtattgtggttggctttaattacttaaatacatagttcagtatgattggtgactcgatcctggtcatgtcacgcctccaagcggtagtactccgcatggtggattttgggggtgtgacagattggtatcagagccattggttatagtgaacttggttttagaaagggaaaagattttttataaaaccagactataacctgtacagtgctcaacgatccacaacgacgcttcgctccacgtgcaagactcgacacaataggtggtatgatttatgttatattgtcggttagatagctcgcactgtgcattagttaacgtgataactactacttgaaccttgtgtgcttactctctactgtcgtcccacacttacgcactttcacgacacttttctcacttacgttgcttcgtgatgaagatcatgagcggacgcggaggacgtatcaaccttactcaagcccagttgacggctctgatcaacgaacgagttgctgaggcactcgcagctgttcccgcaggaggtataacctgctacttcaACCCATCTTAGAATGTTTAGATCCCACCTTCGCAAATtaaccctcgtgcttaaccttgtcttttattctcgcgccacaggtcaacatgctcaacctcctgtgtgcacattcaaaaccttcatggattgccgacccagcactttcagcggcacagaaggtgctgtaggccttcttcactggttcgagaaactcgagtctgttttcgagatgtgtgattgcccggaagatcgtaaggtgaagtatgctactggaacactcgaaggagctgcgttaacctggtggaaagcacaggtccaattgcttgggttggcggttgctaacgccaccccatggaacggcttcaaagaactgattagagaagagtattgcagccgtgacgacatccacaagctagaggtggaatttttcaacctgaagatgacggggtctgagattgaggcatatactaagaggtcaaacgaactggccatcctgtgtcctactatggtggaccctccttacaaacgcattgagctgtaccttaagggcttggtgccagaaattcaaagccacgtaacctcagctaacttggcactatacagcaaatcgtcaagttggctcaccgtctcactgatcaggcagttgagcagaacaaactgcccaaacgtattagcgccactacttctgatgctcccaacgacaacaagcgaaaatgggatgaaaACTCCAGTAAGGGTTCTGCTTCGGTTCAGTCTtagcagagaaagactgatggctaccagagtcctggtcagcaatcctccggtaatcaaggacagggtgggtatcgaggaaaccacccgaagtgcaacaaatgtaacagacaccatagtggTCAATGCAACAAAggacgttgtcagaggtgtctcaagatgggtcacgaagccaaggattgcaggagctcacggcctgcaaatcagaatcgccagcagcaacagcaagcaccgcaaaatcaacaaaagcaacggggcaacaggggatgctttcagtgtggcgctgaaggccactttaagaagaactgtccccagcttaaccaaaatcagaacaacaacaacaaccagggaaacgggaacaacaatggaggtaacaacgggggtaacaacaatggtaatggagcaagaggtcgtgcttttgtgattggtcagggtgatgcaaggaatgatcccaacgttgtgatgggtaagtttcttctggatgatttctttgttactgttttatttgattcgggtgccgatactagctacgtgtccttaaaagttagccaaatgcttaagcgcactccaacacttttgaacaccaagcacacggtagaaatagcaaatggcaaaagtttagaggctacacatatagttaaaggttgcaagcttgtccttgccgatcagccctttt
It encodes:
- the LOC110912327 gene encoding plant UBX domain-containing protein 10; this encodes MVLANPDTMARAKMSSPLDMLETSCTRLVRRVVNLPRAISRVVDQGLDLMTAAGGRRNHHQFPPPSVPLHHHHPPPPYQPTNNFQSNWDFLAGFEQQFGVTHPFFYACRFVEVLKMAQDEHKFVFLYLHSPDHPFTPPFCKDTLCAEVVVQFLDANFMSWGGVANIGEGMHLAATVQPTTFPFCAIVARGSDDSLVVVQKMEGPVTPEELVETLQTTLEEQGLAFDNARVAKEEKRRDDIRLRQEQDAAYSASLQADQEKVLKRKKKPQHQDNANPNTQDIQILIRFPNGERKQRVFSRREKIEAIFKFIDSLGLPEVGKNYKLVSSFPRKVYGVDQMKMSLKDAEFGTEATLFIELI